The Hydractinia symbiolongicarpus strain clone_291-10 chromosome 2, HSymV2.1, whole genome shotgun sequence genomic sequence TAACTATACATCATAGCTTACCTAAATTACATCCACTTATTTTCTCTATTAGAACAATTTCTTAGGAACAACAATAAGGTTGAAAGttgttaaacaataaaaataaagtaagaaCAATGACCAGGCTGAaattttaacgatatttttcctttctcagaaaaacaacattaaagCTAGTTTGTTATTCAACTACTGCCTGTTATCAAACTGTATATTTATCTGTAACTACCTGTTATCAAACTGTATTTTTTCACTTTGAACCGAAAGGAAATAATGCTCAgtaataaaacacaaaatacaaaacaattgCATTAATGCCAAACTTGTCACACTCATCGGCATATAGCCGATAAGTGTAGCAAGCTTGGTAAGGACGTATTTCCTTTGACACCACCTTTTGTCACCGGTTCCTCACAACGACGTCAGACAAAATTACAATATAAATAACGACATGTCgcttaaaatctaaaaacacgTGGGCAAAAATGTCATGATGAAGAAACCAGGAGGGTGAGTAAACTAAAGGTTTCAATAAGACGAATTTTTACTCCCCTCTACCTCAAACTTTATGCTTATTATCCTATATTATAATACGCTTGTGTAAGTGActatgtgagtccacgacacaaAAATTACCGGTCACTTTCTCACAGCTTACGCATTGTCTCCTCAAAGCGTGGCGTTACTctataatttaataaattaaaaaatacagcaaaacgggggtttattttttattcagttaaaaGCCGCAAGGGGCTGTAAGgttaaaaaaatactattttacCCGCAGTTGAGCATGCGCGTACCGTATCTCACGGAGAcgagttgtttatcaactgtaAGTAAAAACGGAAGCAAAGACtgtctatttttttatatcttctgTACtcgtttttctaaaattaatcTATTAAGCAAAGCATGCTAATGTTTTCCATCAGAAGGTTAGTTCGAACTTtttgttctttatattttatttgagTGTTCTGGGACGGAAGTTGCTACTGTTGCATTCGaatataatttaaatacaaaatgTTGTCGAGTCGAATTTAAATACAAAATGTTGTCGAGTGCAAAACGTGGTATTAGTTAAATATATCTTttctaaagaagaaaaacgtacgatgatgTCAAGTCACAAAGAGAACTTATTGAATATGTATACAATTGTCTAGGATAAATTGTGATTTCCAATTCGTTCTGTTTGGGACGAAGCAAAGTTTATTAATCGAAGTGGAAAACTGATTAGACTTAACCAATAAAACGCGAGATAGTTACCTAGTGAGACAGCCAAAGAAAAGCAGGTGTAGCTTTAAGAAGATGATCTAATGTTGTGAGTATCTGGTAGAAAGGGGGATTTAGAtgtgaaacaattttttattgtgatatTATCATTAGCACAAAATCTCTCAAAGATCGCCTAAAAAGATATATGTCATGAAAACATGTCATAACAAGTCATAACAAGTGAAATATGACCTCGTGTAATATAATATGACCGCATTAATTATTTAGCTGTcgtaataaaaaatgtttcaaatgctacacaTAGCTTTCAAATGTTCACATAGAAGAAGTGTTAGAATTGTTGTAatttttcttcctttaaattctgaaaaatgttttttatggttttcGGATAAATAACACGACAAATACATTATGCATTTCATGGATACAACGCTATGCTATAATTtccataactttttttttttggaatgtggaaatctttaaaaatggtttattaTCCATATCATCGTGTTGTTGACTTGATGTAACAAGTTCTTAGCTTAACAACTAACTTAATGGTTTTTGGATAAGCTAATTCAAAACTCAAAGTTTCTTTACATGAAACTGTTTTTACCATCTAACGGAATGGTTTAGAAATACCTAAACCACATACAGCTGTAAAAACCTAATTTACTCCATTAAATGACAGAATCAATGATTTCAGAATCAATCTGTTGATATCACGCTATAGAATGGTACCAACAACGTGATAAATGGCGCGAAACTGTACGTAATACTCGCTTTACCAACATTTGACAAATAAAGCAGCGATGGAGTGCGAGAAAAACATTTAACGATGGAGTGCTTCTGGACTAATCGTATACCATGACAACAAACAAtgctttaaagtttttttaattacattGGTTATGACATATCATGAAAAGAATGTCTAAAGAttttaaataagattttgtTGACTGTGTTTAAAACTTTTGCACTTATACAGATTTTTGGTATTTCAGATTGTAAAGTAATAAAGTGATACAAGTTTTAACGCTTGAAtgttatttaaattaaaaaatcacttTACAGCAAAAACTTGAAACTATATTTTCTATTTCGAATAAATCAGTCAGTATGGTCTCTACAGGCGCAAACAGGAAATAAATTGGTGACTAAATGTGTTGAATAACTAATTTGACACAAACACTCTAAGTTATCTAGTATCTACTTCGATCTTACTCAGGAGTTATTGCTGTCAAAAGAACTAGCGATGGTGGGTgtgcaataaaaaaatcatgctTAAAATAGCTTGTGATATTatatttaagaaattgttttgaGACCTGCATATTAAAAATCTGACTTGAGTTTGATTTAAACGCATTTTTTTACTACACTAATGTGTCCTTTCTCTGCTTAACCTTTTTGGAGAACACTTTAATCACAATTGCTTTGTCTGCAACACAAATATCTTCGATATTGGAATGCAAGATCTGCTTAGACACGTATCATCAACCAAATCAACTATACTTTGCGCATTTGTATTGTGAACATTGTTTAGATGACCTTGCTACTTTCAACGAAGACGGGGGTGCTGAAATACGCTGTCCATTGAGATATTCCATGAAAACAAAACTTGATCCACGCAAGACAACATTAACGTTAAATACTGCATATATAGTGAATGATATTCTAAGGTAAGTACTAGATAGGCATGGAGACCATTTGCTTCACAATATGTTTATAATATGTTTGCAATGTTAGAAtctaaagatatatatatatacaatgataAGTAGGATGAACCAAACGTATAAAACATAATAATGGAAACAGTACATAATAGTGTAAACAGTACATAATAGCTCTCTATCTCCCCCCAGTCATCGTGGCAACAGAAATGACGAAAGTTTAGAGATCGGGGAATGTCATGTCAATTCGTAGTCCTTCAACTTGCATGGCTGTCGTCGAGCCCTGGTGGATCTACGAGGCGGCAGAAGGCCCAAAGGGGCCGGGCACGGTTCCACTGGTGGTTCGGAATCCAATGGGATGTTTGGTGATGTCGGCTCCTGGTGGACCGATCGCGCGGTCGGCGGATCATCTGAGGGTAGAGGACCCGTTGAGGGCATGGGCGTATCGGATGATGTAGGCTGCAAACAGGTGTGACTAGTTGTAGCCGGAATTGGTTGTGGTACATTCTGTGTGTCCAAAATAGAGACTGGTGGTGTTGGCTGACGAACAGGGACATACTTCCGGAGGAACTTGCGATTACGAAGCGTTACTCTGCCGGAACCATCTGTACGTACGACATACTGGTCATATTGCTTGACTTCTACCACGGAACCGGTCTTGTCCCATTTCCGGGGATTAGGACCGATTTGGTTTTGGATCCTGACGCGATCACCTACCAGAAGCGGGGGGAGTCGTCGTGTATGTTCAGACAACCTCTCCGCAACCTTCATGTGGCGGTTTCGGAGGGCCCCTTCCCTGTCCCGCAGGGTGCTCTGCCAGGTTGGGTGCGGTTTATATTTGCCGGGAAAGATTGGTATAAAATCCTTGATTGGTCTACCAAACAAACACATGGCTGGGGACATCGTGGTATCCTGGTTTGGCGTATTGTGATGCTGTAGTACTGCTCGTTGGAGTGCATCAGTATCAAGTTCACCATTGGGCCCAGTGTTGTCTGTAATCATGCGTTTGACTGTCTTCACACCGACTTCTGCACGGCAACTACTATGCGGGAATGCCACGGAAGACAGACGATGGCTCACTCCCCAATTATTCAGGAAGGATTTGGTGGATGCAGCAGTAAATTCTGGGCCCCCATCCGAAGACAATTCGTCTGGGATACCATAGGTGACGAACGTGCGTCGTAGGATGTTAATAAGGCTGTGCGCTCCGCCGGAAGATTTTACCACGATAGGCCAATTGGAATACCTATCGACGCAGATGAGATAGTAGTGACCCTTGTAGTGGAAAAAGTCAGCGCAGATGTACTGAAACGGGTATTCTGGGTAATTAAGCGGTGAAGGGGGTGCGTCAGGTTGAGAAGGTGCCATGCGGTTGCAGTGGCTGCAATTGCTCCTCTGCTGAATGATGGCTGTGATCATACCGGGCCAGAAGACCGAAGACACTACTCTACCTGTCATGGACGTGACTCCGTGATGAGCGGCATGGAGCGCAGCAAGGATGTCTTTGCGAAGCTGTGGTGGTTTAATTATCCTGTCCTTATATACTGCAACACCATCAACAGTCGATAGGTTCTCTCTGAACTGGTGGTATGGTTGGAGGTCCAGAGGGAGATCTTGACGATTGGGTGGTATGCCTGATTCAATTATCTCGACCAGATTTTTCATATTGGTGTCGCTGGCAGTCGCCAGGCGGACTCTGTACCATGATACTGACTGCAGAAAGTTTATAGTGGATATAGCAGCGAATACCCTCTTCTACAGCAGCATCGGTGTCGATAGTGCGTACCGTTGGATGGGCCTCGTCGTATATCATGCTATGCAGAGGTGGTGTTACGAAGGGGATCAATGCCGATATCGACTGATCATCGTCGATGTGAGCAACGTCATCCGGTAGGTGCATCTTATCTGGAGATCGACTACCGGTGGGATAGCGGGAGACTGTGTATGGAGCACGATTCTTAATGCCAGGGATGTGGTGCATAGTGAAACGATATCGCAACGTTCTCTCCTTGAGGTTTCTGAGCCGGTTGTTGGGAATATCTTCTAGTGATCGGTTGTTAAACAGTCCAAGAAGTGGTTTATGATCGACGACGATGGTCAGGTTGTCACATCCCAGTACGAAGTGCCGAGCTTTATCCAGTGCGTCGGCTACGGCTAATGCTTCGCCTTCTACAGGCGCGTAGCGTGACTCAGCGGGATGAGTGAATCTGCTGCCAACTAAAACAGTTTTCCAGCCCTCAGTACAACAAAATGGTATGGTGCCTGGACAGCTGCAGTGTTTCTGGAAGAGCCAAAATCCTAAGCCGGTCCTAGACCAATCAGTTGCAAGACAAGTTGGCACAGACTTGTCGAAGATCTTGACTCCATGCTCAATTTCCTTGATTATTTTGAGTTTCGACTCTAGGCGTTGCAGATGAGCATCCAAGTAGAAGGTTGATTTCGATTTCAAGAGCTCACGGAAGGGTATCATCTTATCGGTCATGCTGGCGTAAGTCACCTGATTAACGAGTCCGAACCAAGACCTTATATCGGTAATGTGTTTAGGTCTTGGAAAATCCGCGATGGCTCGAATGATCCTCTGGCACGGTTTCACAACGTCAGTTGTTATCTCGAAGCCCGAAAATTCGACAGTGTCCGCTCCGAACACGAACTTCGTAGGGTTCTGTATAATACCGTTCCTCCCGCAAGTATCCAGCCACTGACATGTTTGGAAGAAACTCTGCTCCAATGTATCTGCCCATAAAAGCGCATCGTCGATGACCTTGATCTTGTTGGGAAAGTCATAAACGATCTCGTCAAATCTTCGAGAATAACCATCCCTGGAAGATATGTAACCCTGGGGGTGGTACAGTATCGGTAGCGACCCCAGGGCGTGATAAACGCGGTGTAGTGCCGGTCTTCGTTACGCAATGGGACACTGTGGTAGCCGTTCCATGCATCAGACACCGTCTTCTCAGTGTTATGTGGCACGGATCGTACCTGATGGAATGGCGATTGGGTATGGTGGGTCTCTCTTGTTGCATGCGCATTGAGGGGCTGGAAATCCACAGTTCGTCTGGGTTTTCCGTTCTTCTTAGCACACACGACCATGCGGTGACACCAGGTAACTGGCTCTCCTACGGAACGGGTTCTATCACACCGAGCTGGACATCCCGATCCAAGTCAGCTTTGACCTCTCTCTGCCAGTGGATGGGGACCGGGATGGGTGTGTGAAAGGCCACAGGGTCAGCATCGCTGTCAATCATTAGCTTTAAAGGTGGTCCTACCATCAGCGGTAGGGGCTGATGCTCACATGTGTTGAAGGCCCTCGCACCATAGTAGACGAGAAGGAAGTTCTGTAGCTTAACCCGGTTATCCTTGGTCGTAGGGTGTGGCAACTCAGTAGGAAGTGGTGGCGGCAGCGTGCGCATCGGACAGGTGCAATTCTTTGTTGAGCTGTCTGCCGAGGCATCTCCTCCAGCAACTGCATTGGCCGTTGTTTCATCAACCGTTGGGAAGTTGTTGGTGATCATCCCAAGGTCGATCCAGGCGCCTTTACTAAGAAAAAGCTTGTCTGAATCATTCGTTATGTATGTGAACTGGCGAGTTTCTGTGGTCCCACCGTGACGGTTCACTCCAGAAATCCGTATGATGACAGCACCGAGGATATTGATTGGTTGATCGTTGGCCGTATGCATCTTCATCTTGACGGGGATAAGGTCGTGCACAGTTAACCCTAAGCGCTGTATGCATTGTAAGCCGGCTAGGCAACACTGGCAACCAGTATCTGCCAAGGCTCGTAAAGTAATTGCCTTTGGGTTGAATTTGATGATAGGTTGGAAACCCAGTTGCTGGTAGTCCTCCTCCACGATTCGAACGGACAGGTTCAGGAATGGTTGTGGTTTCGAGGGCTGTTCCACCCAATTGTTGGTCAATCGGTTGTGGCGATGATGACCAGCTGTCGATTAGCCCAGTGGCTTTCCGATTGGCGTTTCTATAGAGCATAAGGCATCGAAGACTGCCCCTTCGATGTCATGAACACGTGCAGCCTGGGACTTCGGTTTGAACTTGGTTTTGTCTTTACTCCTGCACACGCGTTCAAAGTGATGTGCATGCTGACACTGTCCGCAAATATGATTGTAGGCAGGACAACTCGTTTTACGCACAGCCGCGTTGGATTTATCACCATGACCTTTCATTCCACAGTAGGAGCATGTAGAATTTTCGTGGCCAGTGTTCGTGCTCTGGGAGAGAAGGGCCTCCCTCTTGGTTTTGCTGTAGCTACTCTTTATCGCTCCGGCGGCCTGATGGTCCAGGAGACGTGTCGCCGACCTCTTACCAGCCTCCTTCGCTTCCACGAAGCGAAGTACTTCTTCTAATGTCATGTCCTGCTTCGTGTGGCCCAGTAAGTCCAACTGAATGTCGGTATCGGAAATACCTCTGCAGAGGACATCGCGGAGTATGGGTTCAGTGAAGTCGACATCATCGTGGCATGCGGGGCACTCGGTGACATATTTGCATACACCTGCTTGTCCCCTAAGGCGTGCACCGAAGGAGCAAATCGACTCGTCCCGGTCCTGGTGCATGTTTGTCAAGGAAACCCTAGCGACCATGACGTTCTCTTCCCTGACGGCAAGGGATCTCATAGCTTCGAGGACGTTGTCTTCTGTCTTGTCAGTCAACAAACCGACAGTGGATCTGGTAAGATCCTTGCGAAGTACCTCGTCACAGCATTCCAAGAGTTGCAAGATCCTGTCTTTACCGGTAACTTTCGTAGCAGTTGTGTATTCGCCCCAACGAGAAAGGAAGTACTTCCAATCTTCTGAGGTACCAGCAGATGAGATTGTCGGGCTTTTCACTCTTTCGACTCTCACGGCCGCCCGAGCTACGTGTGGAGTAGGTGCAGCATGAGTGGTGGCGTGGATGTTGAATAGTGCGGCAACAATAACGTCATCTAAGTCTGGTGTTGTATATGTGCATCCCGGGATCGGGCAATCAACAGACGGCATAGTCGGCTCTGTGTTGTGGTTGTACAAAAATAGTGTAAATAAATCTATCCAATGTCAATTGGCAGCAATAATATCCATTATAAGATTTATGCAATAATGTTTAAATCCAATCAGCAttaacagataaaaaaactcacactatatctaggtccctgagtttaagatTCTAACATAGATAGGCATGGAGACCATTTGCTTCACAATATGTTTATAATATGTTTGCAATGTGAGAAtctaaagatatatatatatacaatgataAGTAGGATGAACCAAACGCATAAAACATAATAATGGAAACAGTACATAATAGTGTAAACAGTACATAATAGTTCTCTAAGTACATTTTGCTACATTCTGATAAACAAGTTCTGTTAAAAACGTAAGAAGAGAAAACTCATAggtatgtaaaaaaaatgatatatctTCTAACAGTGCATAGTGGCTATCAAATATTTCATTCACGCGAGCTCTTTAAAAAGATTATTTAGCTCTTTGAAGACAGGAGAATGATAAATACTGAATATTAGTTAGTTCTACTTGCCATACATTTCCTAAAAAGTAAAGTAACTTTATAAAAAGTTTCAGATATAACAAACTGTGAAATTAAAATTGGTGGTTTTGTTTTCATAGGCCAAATATTGAAAAAGTTAATTCGCAATGTCAGCAAAGCAAGGAATGTAAGCGAATTCTCAGCAGCTCTTGTGCAACATGCGGTGCAAATATTTGTAACAGATGTCAAAACATACATTCCTGCACCAACCAATCATTTTCCAATGTcagttttaatgaaaaattgcaAGAAATGCA encodes the following:
- the LOC130630142 gene encoding E3 ubiquitin-protein ligase TRIM56-like, with translation MSSGKITMNGIKAQVRKITMLGIKAQNNFLGTTIRKTTLKLVCYSTTACYQTVYLSVTTCYQTLKAARGCKVKKILFYPQLSMRVPYLTETSCLSTQSMLMFSIRRRKTYDDVKSQRELIEYILSSIYFDLTQELLLSKELAMFDLNAFFYYTNVSFLCLTFLENTLITIALSATQISSILECKICLDTYHQPNQLYFAHLYCEHCLDDLATFNEDGGAEIRCPLRYSMKTKLDPRKTTLTLNTAYIVNDILRPNIEKVNSQCQQSKECKRILSSSCATCGANICNRCQNIHSCTNQSFSNVSFNEKLQEMQPLCEEHNSSGRFVCIHCDNTFTCVYCIHRSYKNHERKSVAEVGEEARKWFQSFIASFDETKVILENLTKQYDESLNNLNSSREAFVCELKVRKLKKNRRLFENDKHG